Within Fusarium fujikuroi IMI 58289 draft genome, chromosome FFUJ_chr08, the genomic segment ataataaaaagatattaatataaatattattaaacttaaaaaaaggaacttttaaaatattttttttatatactttaaaattaaaatttaagtttaatttaaacttaaaagttatataactttataaaggcttaagtaAAGGTTAAacccttaatataatattaataaaaaagtagtaatttaaactaaagaTACTTAGTCTTATATCTTAACTTGTCCTTGGCTTTGctttaaatcttttatacTACTTAACCAGGCCACTTTATGTTTGCAGAATTGCTTATCGCCTGGCTTTAGCACTgtttctataagcttaaaatcATTAACTGTGCCCCCTCTTAGGACACTAACACCTGCATAAGCCGAAGACCGTCGGTACATAAGCGATCCGCACGTTATGCAGAAGAAATTGGTTATTGCGCTTCTATCTCTCTCAATTGTATCCGACTGGCTGAACAGTTTGAGGTTCTCTTCACCACGGACATGCTTTAGGTGTGTGTCGAGAACAACGATACCAGTGGTGAACATCGAAGCCGTGATCTTGCGACAATCGCTGCAGTGAcagatgaaggagaaaacGAAGCCAGGCTTGTTTAAAGGCTGGTGGCCATTAGTGACTGTCTTGGGGTTTCCGGTTGCTTACAGGGGCTTCACCAAGACCAGCTGAACCGCACCACAGTAGCATGTCGCTGTCGCTTCGTCTTCCGTCGACCATCCATCTTGTGCAAGTCCTGCTCGTGGGAAGAATTTTTCGGCTTTGTGGGACTGCTCGGTAGTCATGTTTCTGGATTGAACATACGTATCGGGAGACAGGAGGTGATGTTGAAAGACCCTCACACGTATTGAAGAGATGTAAAGAGTATCTTAATACTGGCAGCCACTTGGTTCTTCAGGTCCCTACCAATGTAGCTCTTCTTCGCAGATATATGGTCCTACCTCTTGTATTTAAATGATGTTGACGGATATCTCGGGTCTCATGTTGAGGTTATCGTAGCAGAAACTCCGCAACTCCGCAAGAAGACTGCGTTGTTCAGTAATCACTATCGCTTTACACAACGTCTGTCAGATatgttattatataactggTCCGACACAGACTGTAGAAGCCTGCACAAGACGCGGAAAGTTGACTcaggtatataactaatcaATAACATTAGATCACAGTGCGTGGAAATGGTTCAGGACACCCATATAACTGTATCTTTGGTATTCAATctctaattattattaatcgTTTAACTCTTACATACTCCTTTAGATCCTTCAAAATAGACTAGCAGTATGCAATAACTCTTAGCCTATGGTTTACTCCAGCTAACACATTAATCATCCACTTCGTGTATTATGCCATTTCTCTTCAAAGCTTCTACTGAGGCTTATCAAACGAATATCGTGGGGATGACAGGACAGAGGATGTCGCAGACTTGCTGCCAGGTGTGTAGGCAGGCGATGGCTGGGGGTAGTATGCAACTACGGCCGCGTTGACCGAGTCGTGGTGCTCTTTGGCATGTCGGACAATTGAGGACCAGACTCGTCGAgcgttgatcttggtggatTCCATTGTGTTTGGAATTTGtggtgttttttttttttgaggTATTGTAGTTGTATATAGTAGTGGTTTTATAGGGTCGGCTGCAATATGCAGGATATAGTTGTAATGTGGAGATGGTGTATAGATCTTGTGATTGAACTTGTTTGAAGTGTTGATATTagagttgaagatgctctTGAATTGATGTTTGTTTAATGagttgcttgatgatgagtagAGTGAAAGACAAAAACTGCCAGGAAATCGCATGCTCTTATATCCTGTTGGACATCCTCTCTCACCTAACATATGACTCTATAGAATTCTCTCGAATTGTCTCCCTGTAAAATTCCTGTTTGACATAACATGATATGTCCTCGTTCAATAGTTCCCTTTCGGGCTTGGACAAACGAGCTATGCAATTTTCGCCGCGTATGATTGGCCACCGGCCCGATGAAAATTTAGTGGCTGCACCCTGTGGCATGCGCTACTGTCAAAATCTTTAGGTCATTTGTCATCTTTGCTTAGAATGTCAACTTGACAATTGCGCCCTTCATTGTGTAGTGACTGTTCTGAGTCATATGAGCTTGTCGTCCACTACGCCCTACAAGTTTTCAGCAATTAAACTTGTCATTCTCGCATTGGTAATCCGATAATCGCAATGACGCTTTTTTCTGACATAGGCGAATGATTTTTTTTACACCGCAATGGATCACGCGATGTGAGCTTActatttttcttcctctctgtTTTTGGGACGTCAATGTATTGGCTTTTGTTATCGCCGCATTATTAAGCTATTCTATCTCGACAAAGTCAATGCTCCAACCACGTTTTCCCTTGCAGGATATCTCTACGCAAAAACTTCGAGATTGCTCTTCTCTCGTATTTTGCTGCGCGTCCTCTCGGTTCTCTTCCGCGTCTACCATCCGAGTCTTGATTACAGTCCATCCAGATCTTGATCCCTCACTATTATACTCCTTATCTAGATACGCTATCAATCTCTGGACGCGCTCTATGTCCCAAATGCCTTCTCTTGTGTCAGGCCTAGACGCAACCCATCCTTTGATCCAGTTTGCTATAACAGCATCGGACATATGGTAGGCGTTGAGCATCGCAGGGAGCATTCCATATCCGTAGTTGTTGACGATAACGGAGAGGTCATACGGAAGGCCGGCTGCAAGGCGACAGATCTTGCGCAATATGGCTGATCGTTCAGAGGGAGAGAGTCTGGGGCCTGATTCTGGGGAGTACATCAGGTCAAGTCGAAGCGTAGATACGAGGTAATGCGTAAAGCTTGTAGCCGGCCTGACTGGTTCCGGGGCGGAAAGAAGCGTTAGGGGCCTCATATTGATGTCTGCCTCTGGCCCCTCGCCGTCGAAGTCAGGGATGTCTTCCGGCAATAGGCTAGCTCGCCATTGTTCGAGCTCAAGTCTAAGTTCGTCAACACGCTGATCCCACTCCGCGCCTGGTCGAAGATTGGACCTCCATTTCTCTTCCAAATCATTCACTCTGGGCATGATGTAGAGCAGCCTATCATAGGGCAGCGTAGAGCCAGCGAGATACTGGACGAGAGACCGTGACGCCTCAGATGATACAACTTGCTCCTGGATCGAATGTGTCCCCTCATAGATCTCCAAAAGGGCTGCTATCCTTGAGAAAGCCGAGACCAGAGATTCTCCAATAGTTGTCTCCCTCACAAGGCTCAGATGGGTCGACAGGAACTCGACCGCTGCGCGACCATGTACGCACCATAGCCTCATCTGCGCTCTTCTTAGTTCAAAGTGTGCCAGTAACAAGACTGTACTAAGCCAAGACACAATCTTCTCTCGTCTCCCAGGGCCGTGTTCGTTTCCCGGTGTCGGCATGTCTGGGTTCATATCCTCTATCGGAATGTTCCCAACATCTCCTAGAGCTATGACAAAGTGTTCTAGTGCGTGTATCGCTGCCTGACTCCGTAGCTGCTGTCCCATGTTGGACTTGGAGACTTTGAGAGCTGACAAGGCTAAAGCGGCATGGTAAAATGATGCACTGAGAAACCCGGCATCCATGATATCGTTTAGATATAGGAGTGTGAGGACACCGTATGGCGATGTATCCCGAAGGTGATGGTAGTAGAGCATATCCTCGGGAAACTtcatgctctcaagaagccCTTGAGGGATGATCGGCGCAGTGTGAAGTCCATTGAAGAATTGACTACTTCTCGGGGTCGGAACCTGTGTTCTTGAAGCTAGCTGTGGAGATGAGACGCTCAATGGCCCGAAGAATGGGAAAGAAGTTTGGTGACTTTGGTCCGATGTAGCAACTGGTGACACGATGTATGGTAAGCCCCCACGGATACTTCCAGCCAGTGCCGGCGCGTCAACATCGGCGTCAGGTATTAATCCAGAGTCCCAAGCCGCGGGTGtatcagaagaagaaagtgcGGCAGTTACGTCGGAGCTATTATTTGCCTGACCAGCATCGTAAGAAGGGGTTTGAGCCGCAATGGTATCATTCTGCAACTCTGGTGCTGGAGCTACATACGAAGAATAGTACTCAGGTGCCGGACTCtgttcttcttcgccttgtggtgcatcttcaacactaCCTCGCCTGTCTGAAGACTCGGCTATCGCTTGGCCTGACCGTGTCCTGCGGGGAGAGTCATGAGCGAACAGCTTGTTCTGATCTTTGAAGATGATCTGGTTTGCATAACCACCGCATGGCATGTACAAGCGTGTGCACTGTGGATACCACGAATCAGTAACTCAGCCCTATGGAGATGGCATACGAGTCATTGGCAAAGACCTACGTTATTGCATTCTGGCTTTGTCTCGTCACATTTCAGCCGCCGAGCTCGGCACGTGACGCAGCCATTGCGGTTGCGAGTCTTGACGTTTCGCCGTCGTACAACACGGCCAGACATTGCTCTGCACAAGCGTAATTAACAGTGATCGGAATTGGCGGAAATGAACGAGCCAGGTCAGCGTGTTGGACGCTTCCTTACTACCAAACAAACTGAAGAGCCTGAGTGATTGCCGATGACGAACGATCGTATAGAATAGCCCTATTGGGACATTTCAGACGAGCGGGGACTGCATGCAAAGTTGATTGTCGTTCTAGACCCGATTGGGCAAAGGCCCGTCGACTTATGCATATTGTAAACTGCCGACACAATTCTCTTGTCTGCTGTGCGAAATCTTACAATGATTCGCAAGGCTGAAGGGTGCATCGCCGCATGATTACATCACAGACTCATCGACCTCGAATCAATTTCACGGTTGTCATGGTCAAGATATAGAGAGTGACTTGGTCATTCGCGACGTGCACAGCCAGTTACATCTGCCGTCTCTAAGCTTCGTTCacttgatgagatggagcTCCCGACATTGTAGCCAGGCGAAGAATCGGCCAGACAAGATCCTTCAAGTACACGAACATGAGGAATGGATCCCATGGAAGTACACATTGGCGCTCTTGAGCGCAATCTCTTGATGAATCCTTCTGTGTCCGGACTATAACCATGTTTACGCCTCTTGCGAGCATTCTGATAGTCAGGCAATTGTCAGCTAAAGTACAAGAAAGAGGTGGGACTAAGGCAATGCCGAACGTCTCTAATATGAACAGCATTGCTATTGGGCCGAATTGATTGAGTAGACTCGAGGTCAACCAACGAACAAATATCGATGGCGAAATGCATGGTCCCACAATGGCTTGCCGCTTGCAGCGTCCCCAAGCGGAAATACTGAACGGGCTTCCAGCCAAGAGAAGGATTGTTTAAGTCTGAGAATATCCTACCTTTTCGAGCAATGCACACCTTGTTCCTGTTCGTGTGACGTTCCAAAATCCTCCAATATACTATCTGTGGTGATAATAATTGCATTTGTAATCCCGATTCGTCAGACGCCACATTCTTATACACAAGACGGCAATCATTTCATATCGTTATGGAGGTCTCAAAGGCGATATCGGATCCCGAACCAGGATTGTTGatgcttgagaagaagacatcATTCGAGTCGCAACAAACAACAAGGGTCATCGTCACATTCGACAGCAATGATCCAGAGAACCCCAACAACTGGTCCAAGGTATGCGGTTCCCGTATCAACAAAGGATTCCAAGTACTGACAATTGTTaggccaagaagagattTGTAGTCTTTACTCTCACGTTGACATTATTCAACAGCACGCTCTCATCATCCCTCCCAGCCAATGCCATGTCACCGATGGCCGCTGAGTTCGGTATCGACGATACACGAGGAAACCCACAGTTGGCACTTCCAATATCACTTTTCCTCGTAGGATACGTCTTCGGACCTCTCCTCTTCGGGCCTCTTTCAGAGCTCCAAGGCCGCAAATACGTTCTCCAAGCGGCCTTTATCGTCTACACCCTATTCACTCTTGCTTGCGCTCTAGCGCCGAACTGGCCGTCAATGTTGGTCTTCCGGCTCATGTCGGGCATTGTCGGCAGCTCGCCTAGCACACTTGGCGGCGGCATCATCGCAGACATACACAGCGACCTAACTCAGAGAGGCAGAGCTCTCACATATTACTACACAGCGAGTATCTGCGCGCCATTGATTGCTCCAACAATAGCTGCCTACTTGGCCCCGATCTCTTGGCGTTGGGCATATTGGTTCGGTCTCATATTTGCAGGTGTGACCATCATTCCGTTGGCATTCTTACCAGAGACCTTTGGACCTACCATCCTTGCCAGGCGTGCGAAAAAGATCAGGCGATCTGCAGTGAAGACTGGTCAGGGCAATGTTGAGACGTATGCCGCGATTGAACTTGAAGCAAAGGGTTGGCGCAACCTCATGAGTGTCGTGCTCATTCGACCACTGCACATGCTCTTCACCGAGCTGATCGTCGCTGCAACAGCTACATATATCGCGCTAGCTTACAGCGTATACTACATGTTCTTTCAGACATATCCTATCGTCTTCAAGGGCACCTACGGGATGTCAAACAAGAAAAGCAGCTTCATGTACTTGCCCATTGCAGGAGGAATCTGCCTTGGCCTGGTAATATTCTTCCTATGGGATGCCTACTACAGACGCTGCAAGAAGGCCGGTCGAACCTGGGCACAGAAGAATGAGTACAGCAGGTTGCCTCTAGCATGCATGGGCGGGCCTCTTCTGGCAATCTCACTCTTCTGGGCTGGCTGGACCGCACGGTCCGATATCTCGTGGGTGTCGCCCATGGTTGCAGGAATTCCGTTCGGAGCTGCTCAGCTTCTCATCAGTATCGCTCTAACGACTTACCTGGGCGATTGCTACGGAGTGTACTCAGCATCGGCCATGGCGGCGGGGACGTGCCTACGAAATCTTGCTGGTGCGGGACTATGTATCGCTGCGGCACCCATGTACACCAAACTCGGTGTTGGATGGGCTTCAACGCTTCTTGGGGTTGTGAGCGTCTTTATGTGTGTTATCCCGTTCATCTTCATTCGATACGGGAATACTATTCGACAACGAAGCAAGTTTTATCAGAGGCTAAAGGCAGAGATGGAATCGTCACAGAGTGAAGCAGAAAGTGATTGAGGCGGAGCTAAAACGACGCATGGTATAAATAAAATGATAGATCCAGGTTGTACTGTTAGATATAATAACGTGAAATAGATGGCAGCAATACTGCTCCGAGGACACTCAGATAAcgaaattataaatagcttgAAACAATTCGAGCCAAAGTGTGTGTGCTTCTCTCACGATGACCTTCTTAAAAAGCTCAGGTTATGATGTCGCCCATTGGACCACAAGTTCCCTTCATGATACTCACTTGGAGGCTTTGTCGAAGACACCCTCAAGCCAGCCCAATGTCTCCTGAGCAAGTTGATTCTCCGCTCCAATTGCACAATGAACCCCAGATCCCAGCTT encodes:
- a CDS encoding related to fluconazole resistance protein (FLU1): MEVSKAISDPEPGLLMLEKKTSFESQQTTRVIVTFDSNDPENPNNWSKAKKRFVVFTLTLTLFNSTLSSSLPANAMSPMAAEFGIDDTRGNPQLALPISLFLVGYVFGPLLFGPLSELQGRKYVLQAAFIVYTLFTLACALAPNWPSMLVFRLMSGIVGSSPSTLGGGIIADIHSDLTQRGRALTYYYTASICAPLIAPTIAAYLAPISWRWAYWFGLIFAGVTIIPLAFLPETFGPTILARRAKKIRRSAVKTGQGNVETYAAIELEAKGWRNLMSVVLIRPLHMLFTELIVAATATYIALAYSVYYMFFQTYPIVFKGTYGMSNKKSSFMYLPIAGGICLGLVIFFLWDAYYRRCKKAGRTWAQKNEYSRLPLACMGGPLLAISLFWAGWTARSDISWVSPMVAGIPFGAAQLLISIALTTYLGDCYGVYSASAMAAGTCLRNLAGAGLCIAAAPMYTKLGVGWASTLLGVVSVFMCVIPFIFIRYGNTIRQRSKFYQRLKAEMESSQSEAESD